From the Pseudomonas lalucatii genome, the window GGCGCGTCGAACATCGGCGTCTGGCAAGTTTTCGCCGAGACGATTACCGAGTCATCGGCCTCGCTGAACTTGTTGCGCAAGCCGTTGACATGCAGATGGTCCACTCCGGCCAGGCGCCAGAGTTTCTGGTAGGCCACGTAGCTGAAACCAATGAACGGCGAGCGACTGTACAAGCCCCAACCAGCGCGATGACCGTGGATCGGCACCGCACTGTACTGACGCAGCTTGGCCAGACCTGGCAAGCCAACGCTGTTGAGCGTGGCCATGACACAGGTGCCGCCGGCTGAGACTACATAGTCATGGTGGCGCTGCATTTCATCGATTTCGTCGGTGATATTGAAGGCGTACATGACTTTCTTGCCGGTACGCTCGGCGTGCTCGTTGATAACCTGCATCACCGCATCGACCCGTGCCGTCAGCGGGTTGTGCGGGCCGTTGGCCTGCAGTTCGTCATCCTTGATGAAGTCGATACCGCCTGCGACCAAATCCTTGACCATGGCCGCAGTGGCCGCCGGGGAAAGTCCAACGCTGGGTTTGATGATGGTGCCGATCAACGGCCCTTGATTCACGCCTGCCAACACACGCGTGCCGCCGATACCGAAGGCTGGGCCCCGATAGGCCTGGGCAAACTCGCTGGTGAGCTGGATATCGAGCAGTTTGAGGCCGGAGAACTCTTTCAACTCGAACAGGTTACCGGCCACGGTCGCCAACAGATTGGGCAATGAAGGCCCCATGTTCGCAATGGGCCAAGACAACTCGACCCGGGCCCGGCGATACACCGGTTTGCTGCCGAACGAGGCCGGAAGCGGCCGCATTGGCAGCGAGGGCTCGAGCGTTGAGTCCAGCTCGACAATGCTTTCCACCCGGGCGCAATGGGCGAGACGCAGCTCGTCCGTTTCGGCGGCGAGTCGGGTGAATGTCCCTGAGGATTGCTCCCCAGCCATGACCTCTGCTGCAACCTGAATCGGATAAGGCGTCTCGATCCAATAGGTTGCACGAATACGTTCTGCCATCTCACCCACCTCCAGTTCTAATTGGAATATGACCTCAGCGGCGTGGGTCGCTGCTGCGGCGCTGGCTTTTACAGGCCCATCGGAAATCGCTTAGAGCTCAAGCTGGTATCGATATTATGTCGTCATACCAGATATGGCAACGGCTTTTATCGGGCGACGGAACTGGCCGTGGGCTTTGCCTCGAACGGTCTCGGTGGGCGTGCCTGGCAGCACAGAATTCGTGTGTCCATGCCGCCAGCTCGGTGGTCGACCAACCTTGGCCCGCTCGGCGAATGACAATAGAAGGGGGAATGCCGTGCGCAGTCGCGCGCGGGGGGATCCGATAAACCGGAAGCGGAGTCGACTGAACGTCGATAGGGAGCGAACCGGCCGGGGGCTCCGGTGTGCAGGCGAGTTACTGGTCGATACGGAGCGCCCGCCAGTTCTGCCTGTCGACGCTGAGGCGCGGCGCCGCCAGCGAACTGCGCATCAATGCCGTCAGAAACTTGCAGTTGGCGCCAGTGCGCTATGTGACGTTGGTGTAGATATCATCGGCTCGGCTGAGGTGGATCTTCATAGCCTGTTCGGCGGCGTCCGGGTCGCCCGCAGCAATTGCCTGCAGAATATTCCGGTGTTCATCGAGCGTTACCTGCTCGTTGCCTTCCCAGTGCAGCAGCTTCGAATGAAAGCGAGCCAGCCAGCTCAGCATCGCCCGGCTGGTGGCTTCGAAGATCGGATTGCCGGTTACCACCGCAATCCCGGTGTGAAACTCCATATCGGCGTCGACAAAGCCTTGGCAATCGCGATTGAGCTTGCTGGCTTGCACCTCCAGCAGCGCCTCCAAGCGTTTGACGTCCTCCGGGCCTGCTAATTCGGCGGCGCGCCTCACCACTCCCAATTCAAAAAATGCGCGAGCCTCTTTGAGCTGTTCCAGTGCCGAAGGAGACTGCTGCAGCATGTGCCGAGCGGTGAAGTCGATCTGCGAAACCAGCCCGGCCGCCGTCAGCTTCAGCACTTTTGGCCGCTGCCCATGAGAGATCGATACCAGCCCTGTGCGCTCCAGCGACTGCATGGCCTCGCGGATGGCGGGGCGGCCAACCCCCAGCTCATCCATAAGTTCGCGCTCAGACGGCAAGGTATCGCCGGGGCCGTACTCGCCCAAGCGGATCTTTTCATACAGTCGGTCAAAGACATCGTCAGACAATTTTCGTCTAACAATCTTGTTTGAAAGCCTCATTTGTGCGGCCTCTTGATGGTTATCAGCGCGTTGGCCGTGGGGGTTGCGCTGGAATGCGCCTTCTGCGGCGGGGCAGCTTACCAGCGAATTCATACCGGCTACATAGCATCACTGCAAATTAGATGTTGACATGATGATCTAGATATTATGTCATCATACCAGTCGCGGCAAACATATCCGTGTTGAGCGTCCAGACCGATCCCCGCAAACGGCTGCCGAAAGTCCGCATTTCCGGGGGGAGGTTTTCTACTAACAAGATGAGGTGATGAGGATGACGACGATAGCCCTGATTGGTGCGGGTGGAAAAATGGGCTTCAGGCTCGCTAGCAACCTGAAAGGTTCTGAGTTTGAAGTGCGGCACGTGGAAGTCAGTGAGGCCGGGCGCGCTCGCCTGCAGTCCGAGCTAGGCATCACCTGCGTGGATGCGGCTGACGCGGTGCCGGGTGCGGACGCTGTGATCCTGGCAGTCCCGGACAATCTGGTCGGCAAAATTTCGGCCAGCCTGAGCCCGATGATGGCAAGCGGCACCATGGTCATTACCCTGGATGCTGCCGCCCCCTTCGCAGGTCATCTGCCAGACCGCAGTGATCTAACCTACTTCGTAACCCACCCGTGCCATCCACCCATCTTCAACGATGAAACCACGATGGAAGCCAAGACCGACTACTTCGGCGGCAGCAAAGCCAAGCAGCACATTGTCAGCGCGTTGATGCAGGGACCAGATGAAAGCTTCGACCTGGGCGAGCGCATCGGTCGCACCATCTACGCTCCTGTGGTGCGCTCGCACCGCTGCACTGTCGACCAGATGGCGCTGCTCGAGCCCGGCCTCTCCGAAACGATCTGCGCCACCTTGTTGGTCATCATGCGCGAGGCGATGGATGAAGTAGTCAACCGTGGTGTTCCCCACGAATGCGCGCGCGACTTCCTCCTGGGTCACATGAACATTCTAGCTGCAGTGATCTTCGACGAGCAGCCGGGTGTGTTCTCGGACGCTTGCAACAAGGCGATTGAGAACGCCCGTGGTCAGCTCATGAAGGATGATTGGAAGCGCGTTTTCGAGCGCGAAGAGATTGCTGAGAGCATTCGCCGCATCACCTGATGCGAGTTCAGCGTGGTGGTCCCAGGTCTACGGAGCCGAGACCACCAGCCGGTTAAGAATGCAAAACAACCTGTGTATAAAAACAAGAATGCTGGAGGTTACCCATGATTAAGCTCCATAAAACCGTCGTCGCTCTCACTCTCGGCGCCGCACTGGCCGCTGCGACGACCGCACAAGCGGCCCAGGAAATGAACCTGGCGTTCACTCCCCCGCTCAACTCCCACTACGGCGATGCCGGCAAAGCCTTCGCCGCCGAAATCGACAAGCTCAGCGAAGGCAAGTTCAAGATCAACCTGAAGCCTGCCGGCGCCCTCGGTGGCGAGCGCGATGTGATCGAAGGCCTTGAGATCGGTTCCGTTGAAATCACCATCTCGTCCACAGGACCGATTGGCAGCTTCGTGCCCGAAGTCTATGCCCTCGACTTTCCTTTCCTCTTCACCAGCTACGACCATGCGCATCGAGTCCTGGACGGTCCTATTGGCCAGGAAATCTTCGCCAAGTTTGACGCCCATGGGCTGATAGGGCTGGCTTGGGCAGAGAACGGCTTCCGCCATGTCACCAATAGCGTCCATCCGGTGCAAACCCCTGCGGACCTAGCAGGACTCAAACTGCGCACCATGGAAAACAAAGTGCACATTGCGGCATTTCAGGCCGCGGGCGCCTCACCAACACCCATGTCATGGACGGAAGTCATTACGGCACTGCAACAGGGCACAGTAGATGGCCAGGAAAACCCCATAACGGTGCTCACGGCCAACAAGTTCTGGGAATTCCAGAAGTACCTGACACTCACCAGCCATGTGTATTCGCCGGCGGCAGTGGTGATGTCAAAAGTCGTCTGGGACGACTTGAACGATGAGGAAAAGGGCTGGTTTATCCAGGCGGGTAAAGCGGCAGCCGAGGCCTCGCGTGCCACCGTTAGAGCAAACGAAACCGCCGGCGTTGAGTTGCTGCGGGAGAACGGTATGGAGGTGGTGACTGACGTCGACACAGCCGCTTTCCAACAAGCGGTTCAACCCGCATATGATAAATACGCCGCCGAGTACGGTTCAAGCTTGATCGCCCGGATCAGAGAGACGAAATAAGGTGTTAATACGCCAGGGGCTCGCCCCCTGGCGTATTAGCTTACCAACCTAAGCTCGCTGGAGACTGCCACGGTGTTCAAGACCATTGCAAAACTCAATCAACTGCTAATCACTATTAGCCACAACATTGCCGCGCTGCTCCTGGCAATATCCGTCTTCCTGGTTTTCTATCAGGTCATTACTCGGTTTATCGTGGGTGACTCTTCTACGTGGACTGAAGTGCTGGCCCGAGGCCTGATCATCTGGTGTGTGTTCCTTTCGAGTGCGGTGTGTTTTCGCATTGGCTCAATGATCTCGATTGAAATATTCGTCACCCGTATACCGGCACGCTTTCAAATAAGCGCCCATCGCCTGATAACGTGCTTAACCTTGATGTTTCTCGGGGTTCTGATCTGGTACGGCTGGCTGATGACGTTGCGTGTAGCCGGGCAGGATATTGCCATGCTCGATATATCCATTGCCTGGTTCTACGCCGCGATCCCTGTCGGGGCCAGCTTTGCGTTGATAGCCGTCATGATTCGTCATTTTGAGCTTGAGCAGAAGCATCGCCAAGGCTAGCTATACCTCACAATAAGAACCAAAGAGAACTGCCATGAATATTGCAATAGCACTTATCTTAATTCTGTTTTTTGCCATATCCGTACCGGTCGCGGTGTCTATTGCCTTATCCAGCATATTTGGCATCGTTTTCTTCACCAACATTCCGCTGCTCGTCGTTCCTCAGCGCATGTTTGTTGGTCTGGATAGTTTTCCATTGATGGCGGTGCCGTTCTTTATTCTCGCCGGTAATATCATGGTCAAGAGCGGTGTGGCGGCCCGTCTGGTCGACTTTGCCAAATCG encodes:
- a CDS encoding TRAP transporter small permease is translated as MFKTIAKLNQLLITISHNIAALLLAISVFLVFYQVITRFIVGDSSTWTEVLARGLIIWCVFLSSAVCFRIGSMISIEIFVTRIPARFQISAHRLITCLTLMFLGVLIWYGWLMTLRVAGQDIAMLDISIAWFYAAIPVGASFALIAVMIRHFELEQKHRQG
- the nanR gene encoding transcriptional regulator NanR; this translates as MNSLVSCPAAEGAFQRNPHGQRADNHQEAAQMRLSNKIVRRKLSDDVFDRLYEKIRLGEYGPGDTLPSERELMDELGVGRPAIREAMQSLERTGLVSISHGQRPKVLKLTAAGLVSQIDFTARHMLQQSPSALEQLKEARAFFELGVVRRAAELAGPEDVKRLEALLEVQASKLNRDCQGFVDADMEFHTGIAVVTGNPIFEATSRAMLSWLARFHSKLLHWEGNEQVTLDEHRNILQAIAAGDPDAAEQAMKIHLSRADDIYTNVT
- a CDS encoding phosphogluconate dehydrogenase C-terminal domain-containing protein is translated as MTTIALIGAGGKMGFRLASNLKGSEFEVRHVEVSEAGRARLQSELGITCVDAADAVPGADAVILAVPDNLVGKISASLSPMMASGTMVITLDAAAPFAGHLPDRSDLTYFVTHPCHPPIFNDETTMEAKTDYFGGSKAKQHIVSALMQGPDESFDLGERIGRTIYAPVVRSHRCTVDQMALLEPGLSETICATLLVIMREAMDEVVNRGVPHECARDFLLGHMNILAAVIFDEQPGVFSDACNKAIENARGQLMKDDWKRVFEREEIAESIRRIT
- a CDS encoding ribulose-bisphosphate carboxylase large subunit family protein codes for the protein MAERIRATYWIETPYPIQVAAEVMAGEQSSGTFTRLAAETDELRLAHCARVESIVELDSTLEPSLPMRPLPASFGSKPVYRRARVELSWPIANMGPSLPNLLATVAGNLFELKEFSGLKLLDIQLTSEFAQAYRGPAFGIGGTRVLAGVNQGPLIGTIIKPSVGLSPAATAAMVKDLVAGGIDFIKDDELQANGPHNPLTARVDAVMQVINEHAERTGKKVMYAFNITDEIDEMQRHHDYVVSAGGTCVMATLNSVGLPGLAKLRQYSAVPIHGHRAGWGLYSRSPFIGFSYVAYQKLWRLAGVDHLHVNGLRNKFSEADDSVIVSAKTCQTPMFDAPHNGCTIMPVFSSAQSAEQVADTYAALGNTDLIYCCGGGIMAHPGGIQGGVSSLRQAWDATVQGIALETYAKEHPALADAIKAFRS
- a CDS encoding TRAP transporter substrate-binding protein, with the protein product MIKLHKTVVALTLGAALAAATTAQAAQEMNLAFTPPLNSHYGDAGKAFAAEIDKLSEGKFKINLKPAGALGGERDVIEGLEIGSVEITISSTGPIGSFVPEVYALDFPFLFTSYDHAHRVLDGPIGQEIFAKFDAHGLIGLAWAENGFRHVTNSVHPVQTPADLAGLKLRTMENKVHIAAFQAAGASPTPMSWTEVITALQQGTVDGQENPITVLTANKFWEFQKYLTLTSHVYSPAAVVMSKVVWDDLNDEEKGWFIQAGKAAAEASRATVRANETAGVELLRENGMEVVTDVDTAAFQQAVQPAYDKYAAEYGSSLIARIRETK